gcatgctgggagtttCCCATAAACCTTGAGATATACGTACCCCTCTCTACAGTTACTTCACAGTTCCTCATACTAAGGCTTTGGGTGTGACAGCAGACACCCAAACTTGAAATCTCAAATGATGGAGACATTTTGAGAAATCAAAGGCAGACAGTCATGGAGCTAACAGTAATTCTGTTTTCATCAGAGTTCAGAGTGGCGAGGGGTCTTGTTTCCAAGAGGAGGAAATGACACTGCAACCCAAAGGGGCCACGTACTGAGTTCAAAGTCAAATCCATGCACCAATAAAGAGGAAGTGGTCTGGGGAGACAGATCAAAGAGACACCGAAGAGAAAGGTCAGCTCTCAGACGATCAGAAAGCCATCACATCaagagagccccccccccccccccccccgcctaaGTGCTGTCTTACAGGAAGCTCACCACTGAGAAGCTGGATAGACGGGACACAGGCAAGACTGACATGCATCACAATCCACAACAACAGCTTTGTCTCAACTAATAAAGGATGCAGAGATGACATGGCCGATCCTATGGACGAATCTGTTGGGAATGTGAAACAGGACATCATCTTCAGAATGTACTCACAGAATTCTGTGTCAGGGAAAGACTTAACACACATGTGCCTGAGGTTGTTCTTGTTTGAGAGGGAAacgtgtcatttttttttcagttgtcaaATGTTTTGGCAGGTTGTCATGATGGTGTGAATAACCAGCGTGCAGAAATTCTCTAGTCAACGATGAGAAAATACTGAGCATAATTCCACCCATCACCATTTCTGAATATACCACATGTtatgcatttacacacagtCTCTATTGCCCTCTCATCAGATGTTGGGGATTCATGCATCACTTGCAATGATGGcacagaccaaaaaaaaaagagaaagaaacatatGTACGACCACAGCTCGTGGCCTGTCTCTTGGTTAGAATGACTGCACAgagtgtggggtgagggggtgtggTGCCAAGCCAAGGCTGCTGTACCTGAGCCACTGCCAATTCAGACCTGGGGCTGAGCCAAAGCATGAATCCAAGCTCCCTAATTCACCCACAACTCATGCACCATTTTCCATTTAAAAACACTGAGATACTGTAATTCTAAAATCCTGACGGAGGAAAAAAGCAGTAGGAAAAAGCTGTTAGCTTTCTTTGCTGACAGACAGATAGTTATACAATTGGATCAAATAATGCAATTACATTCCGTACAGAGGCATTCATgaaggtatttttttttcatctgcaaCTTCATCTTGAAAATATTTCCTGAAGAAAATATCACAATTtgcgcacaacacacacatagtgggAACAATGCTTGGTGAAAACCTCACATTAGTCAAATCACTTGTCTCCACAGTGCTCCGTTTTGTTTCTATGAATCCCAAATCACCAGGTAATCTCACTAGTTCAGaatgttttcttaaactataTTTTACTCCAGACATCGCACAGTTGTTCACATAACGTGTaatacatatgtacacagtagaacaggaaatgttgaaaatgcagtgcacacacacacacacacacacacacaaacaaacaacatactGTGTAAATCTGACACACAATATAGGGCAGGATTAAGAATTATTTTCGGTGCATGTGAACAGCGTATCACTAAGTTCTCAGTAAATCAGGGGTTCCATGCAGTCGGTTTTTCACCCAGAGTCTCAAAATCTGGGGGAGCACTCGGAAGTTGCGGCGTCTCCGTAGCTTCTTTTCCCTCATCATCAGTAATCTTTTCATCCGAGCACAAATCTTGTTTTTGACCAACCTCTACAGTCTTTTGAGGGATGTCGTCATAGAAAGGAACTTCTTTCACATCTCTGAGACAATGAAATAGGATTTTATTCAACCTCATCAATATCCTTGCGAAAGAGAAGCCAGAGATTGTATCGCTCACAGACCACCTACCCCAGGTGCTCCGAGGGGTTTACGATGTTGCGGCATAAATGATTTAATCTTTACAAttctgtataaatatatattaatttGCTGTGTTGGACAAACTACAAAACGATGTTTTAAGTCTATTTCATTGCAGTGTTGATCTGAACAGCACAGCTAAATTCTGAATTAACAAATTCACCGCGGATTTACACCTTTTCAGCCGCACGTTGGATAAGACAAGGACACACGTTAAGGCTCTACCAGAGTTTTTATGCTGAGTTTAAAAGGATGTTTTTCGTTGCTGCTCTAACAGCTCGCCCACCGGAGAGCTCTTCGATGAGCAGTgcattttgaaaatgtctttgTTCGGAATTACACGTGGAAAGTGGCGTTTACTAGAAGCCTGATTTGGCTTGAGACTGAAATACCGTTCATTTCAATGGCTCTAACTTCAAGGTTGTCTAAACGCAAGGATGCAAAACCGTGGCCGAGAATGTCTTCAACTTTCTGGGCTGTGGTACTGCTGACCAGTCTGCTAATTATCTACTGCGGTGAGTATATTGCCCGCAATCGCAGATAGTGATCAGCTGATACTGTGGTGCATGTGGATGGAAGGACGTGATCCATGATAATCATAGATGAGTTGACATCTGATTGCTatcagaatcagagagagacagagtgaaagagggttTCACTGAGACGGATGCCTGTATTTTTTCGATGCAATAGCCCCCCTAAATTATGACATTCCagttctctgtctcccctttctctttccgtcactcactcaccttcagacacacacatgtggttcACAAATGAACCAGACTCTTGGGTCGTTTCCTGTAATCTGCGAATTTAATTATTTAGTGTTTTAATTGGACCATTAGCAACAAACATTAAGGGATATCTTCCGTTCATTAAGTGACTTCATCTTAATAGATGAAATGCTTTTTCTATTCCCCCATTTAAATTATACGTAAATTACtttcacaattacaaaaacTAAGAGCATAGCAATACCAGTATTTGAATAGTGTCATCTTAACAATATGGCcaaaacaatatattttttttatgtatgtatgatgtgaGTATGGCCAATAGCAGGTTCTAAGCATATGTTAAGGACCTTAAATACTATTTGCATACTGGCTCAACCACTGATCCGCTCTTGCTTCTTCTTTATAAAATTGTGGAGAAATAAGTGTAAACAGATGCATGGTCCATAGCCATCCCATTAAAGTCATTATCTTAATCTTCTGAGTAATGAAATTGGCCGTTTGTCTGTTCATTTCtttactgtgtgtatgagaaaggaGAATTTTTTGACAGCTCCTCATTGAAAAGTCACACGTTAAAttcaactcaaacacacacacacacacacaaacacacacacaaacacacacacacacacacacacacacacacacacacacagggctaaaAAGGGAATGGATTGCAGTGTTTTTAATCTGGGGATGAATGGGCACTGTTGTACCACAGAGGGTGTTTAATCTCTGCCTCAGTGTGTGATTGTTCAGTGCTGCATCTGCCTGCACTTCCCCTGTAACCTTGCTGGATGATTGATCCTTCTCTTGTGTTCAATCAATGCCCTGGGCTGTTTGCTCCGGTCAGCAGTCTCAGAGACTCAAGCTttgcttattttattttattctgtgaCGCCTCTTTTTGATTTTAGCCTGTCTTGGGCgagccccccaaaaaacagcTCTTGGAGTTTTGCTCTGACCCAGTTGTTGTCTCAGAGATTAATCTTCATCTTGACCACTGACCAATTCATGTCATCTTTTACTGAGTCATTGTCGGTGTCTGTCCGGATCAGGAGCGTGGCAACCCTGCTGGCCAAAGACCAATGTGGAATATTTATTTAGGTGTATAAAAGTTGTGCCAAGACGAAAACCGCACCTGCCGCTagtatgtgaatgtatgtgtatatgtctgtgcatgtgaatAATGTTCTCATgcgaaatgtgtgtgagtgtgtgtgtgtgtgtgtgtgtgtgtgattgtgtgtgtgtgtgtttggtgcggGTAGGGAGGTCAGAACAACAAGTGAGTGTCCTCAGCGTCCCCAGCAGTGACAGTGTAAGGCTAGGACAAAAAAGCTTGTTGAGGAGGTCTGTGTTTATAGCAGTGACTCATATGCTAGCTGCCTCTTAAAATTAGCATCTGATTTTAAGATCTGCCTTCGTCAAGTAGCTGCATGCGCTGAGGGATGATGTGATGAAaaaaggggaagggagagagagagaaagagagagagagagagagagagagagagagagagagagagatgagatggcaCTGCTTTGTCCAATGCTGCAGCTAATCCCATAAAAATGGTGTTGATGTTATCCCCTCAATACTGTGATTAAATTTAAGGTTTACAAAGTTATATTAGCTAATTATGTTGATTNNNNNNNNNNNNNNNNNNNNNNNNNNNNNNNNNNNNNNNNNNNNNNNNNNNNNNNNNNNNNNNNNNNNNNNNNNNNNNNNNNNNNNNNNNNNNNNNNNNNNNNNNNNNNNNNNNNNNNNNNNNNNNNNNNNNNNNNNNNNNNNNNNNNNNNNNNNNNNNNNNNNNNNNNNNNNNNNNNNNNNNNNNNNNNNNNNNNNNNNNNNNNNNNNNNNNNNNNNNNNNNNNNNNNNNNNNNNNNNNNNNNNNNNNNNNNNNNNNNNNNNNNNNNNNNNNNNNNNNNNNNNNNNNNNNNNNNNNNNNNNNNNNNNNNNNNNNNNNNNNNNNNNNNNNNNNNNNNNNNNNNNNNNNNNNNNNNNNNNNNNNNNNNNNNNNNNNNNNNNNNNNNNNNNNNNNNNNNNNNNNNNNNNNNNNNNNNNNNNNNNNNNNNNNNNNNNNNNNNNNNNNNNNNNNNNNNNNNNNNNNNNNNNNNNNNNNNNNNNNNNNNNNNNNNNNNNNNNNNNGGTAGCCTGAAGACGTGGCTCTAACATAAGCCAGCTATAGGATATAGTTAACAGCTACAGTTAACGTTAGATTGCAAGTTAGTCTCAAGTGTTTACGTGAGTAAAGTTCACGTTAGTCTGTTTAAAGCATTCCTTGGCTCGAATAGCATGCTAATTGTTCATTGCAATAAATCAGCTTCAACAATCAAACAGGAATTGATGTTaattaaacatccatacatattgtgttcatttgagacCGCTGAGTTTTGAACTAAAATATGTTGATATTAACAATTCATTGATCAAGAGTCAATTTAAAATGTTAACGCAAGGTTATTCATAACGTGGCTGGAGCAGCATTGCAGCACCATGTCTCCAGCCTGCCTGTGTCATGTAACACAGCCAGGGCAAGTTCACTTCTTTTTAAGTTGTAACACACCTGGGTTGTAATTGATGGTAACCCCCCCGGCAGTCGTGCAACCTCGAAATTTCGTAGCTTTTATGCCCATTAACCAAGTCAGAACCAAATCtttcaaaagtaatacaatcgTGTTGGTTGTTCAGCAGTCTCCCGTACTTCATCAAGCTACAATTGCAATTTTATTAGCCTAAATATTAAGCAGAGACCTGATTTTTGTGTGCTGACCAGCTCCAACGATAATTATCTGTTAATGTTTTTTGGTAGCATGTAGGTTAATTTGATACTGTTACAAGTTAAGTTCTTCTGGCGCTGAACCTCTTTTACCTGACTCCGCTCAACCCGCCTTTCACCTTGACACGCCTCAAGCACCAGTTAGCCCTGCTTGGCCCAAGGGTAATCGTTGGGCCAAAATCCCCTGGCTGCAAGTCCCAAGGTAGCCGGGGGAAGGAACGATCAAGCCTCTGAAGTGACAATGGGGACGCAACTAGCCTTGGCACGCGCACTAGATCACCCAGGTTTGGCCAGATAAGGAACACAAGGCTGGTGAAAGCCTCTGGGGCAGAAAAGCTCTGCTATGATAATGAAAAAAAGAGGACAGACCTATTCTTCCTGAAGTCGGCGAAGGCACAGCAGTGGCTGGGATATGTGAGGTTGGCTTCTATGAGATCTGGAAAGAATTTTAGGCTGGGTAGAATTCTCAGGGATTTGACAGAGATGGCAACCAGACTCCGGAGGGTCCTCAGCATGCTGTGTGGCAGAAGGTCAACCAAGGTGTCTGAGATGTCTCTGTGGAATACATAACGGATGTGGAGGATTCGGCATAATCATTTCTGTTCTAAAGCAATGAagcacaaatgttttttttaatcaaggTTTCATTTAAGTTGCCTAtcatttaaatttgacactatAAATTAAATTGGACATCTGTATACCCGTGACTCAACAGTGGCATCCCTAAGTATGTGTAAGGTAACTTCACTGGATTGTGAACTGTATTACATTGATATGAGTTTACAGTGTCCCAGAAGGCAATGCCTAAAATCTTCCACTGAAAATTGAGTTTTCTGTTCACTGGTTCTCGATGTGGAGGACAGAACCTGCAGCCGGGTCTTTGATTATTGGGCAGAAACAACAGCTCTTGTACCAGTTGAGCCAGATAGACGAGGGAAGAGAGGTTCCCAGCTGACTGGCTGAGGTTGTTGACACAGAGATACAATAATGCTTACAGAGATTTAGGACCCTCAGCTCCCAAGAAGGCGTCTCGGTCTATGTGGCTGAGatttttgtttcccatgagaGACCTGGAGAgatacaaaatgtgtgtgtgatagagagacggagagaattAATGAAAATTCACTGGTAAATAGAACGACATTCCTGAATGTGAGATTTGTGtgaatttttttaaagaaaccaGCACAGCATAATTAAATACATCACAGAGCGAATAAGAGTTTGCTTATGAGGCTTAGCAGACAAAATGGTTTTCATTTTAAACTTTATTGGCATTATTAGCATTCATTGTATTGCAGAAGTCTACAATGTGAATTGTTGATCATAaaatatgttgtatgtatgGCAGTGTTTGCTATATGTTGCAATatccttctctatccctctcgaTCCTTCTCTTTGttcagatatatatatatatatatatatatatatatatatatatatatatatgctatatgcAGGTAATTGCCACAGTTTAATGGGGTGCACAGATTTACATAGCCTCATTATGTAGTGTAACAAGAAGTGTAAGAAATAAGATGTCAAGTTAGATTTGTCTAGTGGAATGAAAAATGTCTCCTACTCACAATCTCTGTATTTTAGTGCCATTGAAAGCATAGCTCTCCACGTTGgtgatattattattactcaACCTGCTGTTAGGTggacaacacacagagaaaaattaGATTTCAAAAGTAATTATTTGATTAATTATCTACAGTACATGATACATTTTAAGGCATGTCATCCCTATGATGTGCTTCATAAAGctaaactgtgtttgtttgtgggccTCTGGAAGAGACCAGCAGACACTTACAGCTCTGAGGCCATGCTCAGTCCCAAGAATGCATTGGTAGGGATGACCTTGAGGTCCATGTTGTCCTGGAGGATACTGGCAGTGGAAGTAACAAAAAAAGGGTACATTTTTATAGATCTACAACTGTCTTAACTTATCTGTGTATTTTGAGTAGGATGGTCAAGGGTCTTTAGTTTGACCCTAAACCTTAAGTGTAAAGGAGTGGAAGTGTTTCTGGGAGGGTCAACATACAGCAAAAACTCCAGCACAACTGAGTTAATCCTGGAGAAAACAGGCAGCTTTTTCAGTCCAGTGTTTGATATGGACCTGAAGGACAGAGGGCATaaagtcacacacatatacaatcacATAGACTGGGAGATCTTGAGAGAACATTTGAATGTTTATGATATCTATCGTTATTAGCTGGTATTTTTCAccaaagctcacacacataacctctAGATGGCGCCATTGTCATACTGACGAACCAAAACCATTTCAAATGTATCATATTTAACTGGGAGTAATAATGGTACTTACAAATATTTCAGCTTAGGCAGGTTCCAGAAGGCATTCTTGTGAATGATGGCGAGGTTTTTTGATTTAGTTATTATTCTGTGGGCAGAAAAGCAGATAGGTCTTTAGATGAACCTAACCGCCAAAGATGTATTCCCTTTCAATTTCACTGAGAAAAGAAGACACATTTGGGGTTGTCATGAGACAGCTAAATAGCATACTCAGCTTAGTCAGTAAAGTTGCGTTTGTGTGACAGACCTGTTTGTCTGTTAGCCTGTTTGTCTGTTAGAACAGCTAGCTGAGAGTGGCATTTTGGTGAACTCACTCAACTCACATCTCTGTTAGGCTGGAGAGGTTGGCGAAGGAGAAATCACTGATCTGCAACAGATATCCGTTCTCTGAGACCACTCTGAAGGACAGGAACACAAGTGTTACCCTCATACATAATGAGCTGCAAACAGGCCTTAGGCCTTCTCACGCAGAGAAAATCTGGATTCATGCAGCTAATTATACCATTTCCCCACAGTTTGAGACTGAAACAGATTTCAGTTTGTATTTACATTACAAAGAAATTGTGCTTTACACTCAAGTGAACTCTGTTGGTCATTCCACCCAATCCCTCTTCCTTTTAGTCATAACACAAGCAAACCAGATTAAGATACATGAAATGACATGTTCTATCCATTGCCAGTGCTGAGGATGCGGTGAAGGCTTTTAAGTGTGGTTTGCTCTCACTCTTTACGGAGAAGGAACGTGTTTCTGCTTATTCTCATCCAGAGTTCAGTATAGACCTATGGATGAGCTAAGAGCAGGGGATCCCCATAGACATGGGAAGTTATCTATCTGCatagaaaaactgtaaataagaAGTGGGCTAGGTTACTGCTGCAGCAGTTAACAGTtaacctctctctgtgttgacaTAGTGTGGATGGTGTTGTTGATTAACATAGATACAGTTGCAATTCAAATGATTCAACCCCTATTGCGTTTTAGGCTTATTGGCAAATTGTACAATTTTTCAGCTGTTTGCAACAAACAAAGTAGACAAGAACTGTTGAAATAGTTCAAAAAACTAATATTACCATGGTTTTCATCCAAATTCAACACGAAATGCTACTCTTAATCACTACTGCAGTCTCACAATTATTCAACCCCCTGTCTCAAGCACACCTGGTGCAACTAATCAAGGGCTTCATTAGTTCAGGTGTGCTTGAGATAGAACAGATAAATACCTGGACTGACTAGGGGTTTGTTGAGAGTGACGATTGATTGCATGTTAGAAGTCAAAATAATTgtccaaaaagttcagagaaGGAGCTCAAACAAGCAAAAGCACTGAATGTCCCTAGAGATACAGTTGGAAGCATAGTTCGCAAGTTCAAAGTTGAAGGAACAGTGGCTAGACTACCTGGACGTGGCAGAAAGAGGAAGCTATCAGCGGCTGCCACCAGATTCCTGAGGAGGCAAGTGGTCAAAAACCCTCGAGTGACTGCAAAACACCTGCAGCAAGACTTGGTGGCAGCCAGCACTGAGGTTTCAGTTTGCACAGTAAGGCGCATACTAAACACTGAAGGGTTCCAGGCCCGGACTCCATGACGCACACCACTACTGACCCAAAAGCACAAGAAAAGTCGGCTCCAATATGCTGAAAACCATATAAATAAGCCACTAAAGTTTTGGAATTCTGTTCTGAGCGATGAAACAAAACTGGAACTTTTCGGGCCTATGGATCAGCGGTATGTCTGGAGGAAGAAGAATGAAGCATATGCTGAAAAGAACACCCtgcctacagtgaagcatggcggTGGCTCAGTGAACACCCtgcctacagtgaagcatggcggTGGCTCAGTGAACACCCtgcctacagtgaagcatggcggTGGCTCAGTGAtgctctggggctgctttgcacCTGCAGTGTGTGGAGGGCACGATGGATTCAGTGAAGTATCAGGAAATCTTAGGAAAAAACGTCATGCCGTCTGTGATGAAGCTGAAGCTTGGGCGTCATTGgaccttccaacaggacaatgatcccAAGTACACCTCAAAGTCCACCAAGGCTTGGTTTCAGAAAAATAAATGGAAGATTCTAGAGTGGCCGTCACAGTCGCCTGACTTGAACCCCGTCGAAAATCTCTGGTGGGATTTGAAGAAGGCGGTTGCAAAACGCACACCCAAGAATATTACTGAACTGGAGGCCATTGCCCATGAGGAATGGGCTAAGATTCCTCAGGAACGCTGTCAGAAGCTGGTGTCTGACTATGCATCACGTTTGCAGCAGGTCATAACAGCAAAAGGGTGCTCTACTAAGTACTGAAGATGCTTGTCATGAAGGGGTCGAATAATTTTTAGACCGCAGTAGTCATTAAAAGTAGCATTTGGTGTTGAATTTGGATAAAAACCCTTGTAATATTAGTTTCATTGAACTACTTACACAGTTCTTGTGTAAtttgtttattgcaaacagctgaGAAATTGTATATTGCTAATAAACCTAATGTGCAATGGGGgttgaagcccccccccccccatcttcgGGTGCCCCAGGTTGCATGGCATTCAACCCTCTAAAATACCTCTAAGACTCATCACGCTAGAATTTAAACATTTGAACCATTTAGCATTTTCAATCGAAGATTCAGAAATATGAGGCCTTTTCatataatacatacacacatattaatgagagtgtatgtgtgagagagagagaaagactcctGTTCTCAAGATTTCTGTGATTCATATCTATTGTATTTGAGACATCTTCCAAACAGCATGTGCTGTATTAAAGACAAAACATACCCAATAAAGACTAAACAAATAATAACTAAGCTAATAACTAACCTAATAATAACTAAGGTTATTGGGCTGTTGTACGAGTTCACATCAAATTCTCCTTCCcctcccaaacaaacaaacatttctcATTGAAGTCTAAAGTGATTTAGTTTTCGTTGCATTACTTACATCCTTTGTAGGTGTTGTAAACCAAAGAAGGCTCTCTTTGGAATTGCAATGAGGCGGGTTAGCTTGAATTCCCTGTCAAGAAATAAAAGAGATTTAGAGACAATTAGTTATATTGTCATACAAGGAGAAGGATAACGGCTccaactgtctctctcactgccatAGCTTTGTTTATTCAACAACTTGAATGGTCCCTATAGCTAAAGTAATGGGATGTCAATATAAGTTAAACTAACTTGATACTGAATATCCTCTTTTAATTACATTTCTAACTTCAAATCAAGTGTCCTTTCCTTTGAAGTTAAGACAACAGTCAACCCGAAGAGTGCCTCTGAGAGtttgatgttttttcttttatttttctaatgTAATTTTTACTTTAATTTACTCTATATTggtcttttctatttcttttatAGTTATTCATTTGACTTAGCAACGAAGGGAATGTAGGCACCTCTTCTGATGGCTGAGTTCAACCCAAAGGGGAAGGGAACTGCCTTACCTCTTAGGGCAAAAAAACTCTGCCTCTGCAGGTGCTCGAAGGTCAGGGTGCCATAATgctacacagacactcacagacagcctGTTCTGTACTGTCCTACTCCACGTTTGCCTCGTGTAGGCCTTGAGTTAAGCCTTCGCACATAGTGGTGGTTAATGAGTTACACAGTGTTCACCACCTCCTGTTTTCCATTCCATTGATACAGTGTAAAGATACAGTATAAACTGCTTGTGCTCTCTGAAGACCTCTTTAACCATCCAACTGCTAGACTATAACAattcatcctttctctctctgacacacactcacacacgcaaacacacacacacacacacacgcacacacacacatacacacacacacacacacacacacacatcctcctcctctatgtTCAGTTTTCAGTATTGGTGCATGTTGTTCTTCAACCGAGTCCACATTGGGGCTGCTGTACAAACTTCTAGTACCTGAATCATGAACAGTAAGACCTAAGAATGTGTGAGCCTTCCCCTCTGCATTGACCCCAGCCCATGGGAAAGGACACTTGGACTGGCTCATGTGTCAACTCTTGCTTGCGTCTGAGTTTCTCTGTCTTGAGGAGAGCCAGCTGCAGCTCTCGCTCTGTGTATCAACTGGTATCAGGGCAGGACTCTGTGTTCCTGGTAAAACATGGCTGAATTCAGCAGCTTGAgacctggccacacacacacacacacacaaacaaacatatatccAGCACATGGCAAGTGAATGTAGCAACAGAGCATCCATTTCAAGACTACATGTATCAAACGAACAAAGCAAATGCAGTGATTGTTACAGAAGTAATCATGTACAGGTCATTTAAACAGCAAAAACACGATTTACATTAAAATGAGCAGGTCCCAGATCAGAGACGTATGTCCATTCAATAGGTTTGGAGGCGAGCTGACTTTGATTGTAGTCACTGATAAAAACTCCCACTGACCCCTGCCTGCCCATGTATTTAAACTTAACTCAAGGCCAAGTCCATGTTTCATCAGCTCCCATAACCTTGATGAGATTACATAAAGTATCTATCACTGTCAACAAAGGCAACATTTTATAACTCTCAACATCTGATGACCATCACAACAACCCAGGCAAAAATAGAAACCTCATATTATGAAAATATGCATGTGACTGTAATGTGAATGTAGTTCACTGGTTTGGGGAAATTTGAATGACCACTCTAGAGTCCAGTACTATACACTTAGACCATTGTAGTCTCTATGTATCCTATCTTATTTGTTGTTCTTCAGGTTATGGTCaaatccttcctctcctccaatttgatgatatttattacaaaaattaaaatgtttagCATGCAACACAATACAAATTAATTTATGAGATTTGAGttttgtatgctgtgtgtgtgtgtgtgtgtgtgtgtgtgtgttttcatgtctaCTTACATGTAGGTTGTGTTTTTGGGGATGTCGGTAGGCATCTCTTGAACCTCCTTGTTCAAACACGAGAATGATTCTCCATCGAACAAGCAGGGATGAGGTCTTGCTAGTGTGCTGTTGGCTGAACTTCTGAGCCCCATCAAAGATAGCCCCAGcatcactaccaccaccaccacattctTCATTGTGATGTTCAGTTGAAATTCCTTCACTGCTGAGAGGATGTATCTGGTCGTTTCCAGCTCTGTGTGTAGATATGGAAGATGCTCTTTTCTGGAAGCCCTTTGCATCAAGCCATGGAGCCACTGTAAACATCCAGTTCACTAATCATAGAGATGTAGGGTCCCAGGGGTTGGCAGACGATACTTGATCAGAAGGTTTCTCTTAAGGACTGGAGCTGTGGTGGGGGTCTCTAAGAGCAGAGCAACTGAGGGTGGGCAGGATTGTGTCGGCTGAAGCCATGGGAGACCTTGAGAAAGAAGACTGCTGATACGATACGGCGTGC
The sequence above is drawn from the Clupea harengus chromosome 16, Ch_v2.0.2, whole genome shotgun sequence genome and encodes:
- the fshr gene encoding follicle-stimulating hormone receptor; its protein translation is MQRASRKEHLPYLHTELETTRYILSAVKEFQLNITMKNVVVVVVMLGLSLMGLRSSANSTLARPHPCLFDGESFSCLNKEVQEMPTDIPKNTTYMEFKLTRLIAIPKRAFFGLQHLQRIVVSENGYLLQISDFSFANLSSLTEIIITKSKNLAIIHKNAFWNLPKLKYLSISNTGLKKLPVFSRINSVVLEFLLILQDNMDLKVIPTNAFLGLSMASELRLSNNNITNVESYAFNGTKIQRLSLMGNKNLSHIDRDAFLGAEGPKSLDISDTLVDLLPHSMLRTLRSLVAISVKSLRILPSLKFFPDLIEANLTYPSHCCAFADFRKNRSVLFFSLS